TGGAACGCATGACCCCGGAACGCATGCCCACAGACCGGGTGCCGTACCAGACGACTGCTTCCACGCACGGTGGCCGCGCCTGGCGGTGTCGTCGGCCTGAGCATGAACGGCGACGCCCACGACCTACCCCCTGCGCTGGACATCGTCCTTCCCGGTCTGAACCGCGAGCGGGCGCAGCGTCTGGTGGACCGCGCCCGGACCATCTGCGCGGACACGCGGGCGCTGGGCACAACCACCATCGAGTACCGCCTGCACGACGCATAGGCGGCAGTCGCCCTGCCTACGCGGGAAGTTCTTTCTTCTCTTCCCGGTCCAGTCTGGCGAAGATCATGCGGCCCACGTTGGTCTGTACGTTGTTCACCACGAGCACGCGGGCCGGTTTGCCCCGCAGCTTCAGACCGTCCTCAACGATCACCATGGTGCCGTCTTCCATGTATCCCACTCCCTGGCCCGACTGCTGGCCGCTCTTGGTAATGGTCACGGTGAGCTGGTCCCCGGCCTGAACCTGCGGGCGCAGCGCCACGGCGATCTCGTGGACGTTGAGAATCTCGATGTCGTGCAGGCGGGCGATCTTGCCCAGATTGCCGTCGTTCGTCACGATCTTGCCGCCGATCTCGCGGGCCAGCCGGATCAACTTGTCGTCCACGGTGTTCAGGGCGGGATCATCCCAGTCCTCGATGCGGATGGAGCGCAGCTCACGCAGCTCTTCCAGCAAGGCCAGCCCGCGCTTTCCGCGCGTGCGCTTCTTGGTGTCCGGGCTGTCCGAGAGGGTCTGCAACTCGCGCAGGATGAAGGCGGGCACGACCAGTTCTCCCTCCAGAAATCCCGCGCGCACCAGTTCCAGAATGCGGCCGTCGATAATCACGTTGCTGTCCAGCAGCTTGCTGCCGCTGCGCCGGCGCACCTGTGGAAAGGCCAGCAGCCCAAACGCCTCTGCGTGGCCCACCGCAAAATGCACGAAGAAGGCGCCCAGCACCGCCGTGACCAGCAGGCTGAGCCACCACGTGTAGAAGGGCAGGTCCTGAAACAGGCTGTTGAGCAGCACGCTCAGAAGCAGGGCCACGATCAGCCCGAAGGTGGCGGCGGCGACCGCCCGCGGCGACAGGCTGGCATACCACTGCGAGAAGCGGGCCACGCCGCCGGTCAACAGTTTCTCGGCACGCGGCGCGAACAGCAACGCGCTCAGGGCGCCCGCCAGCATCAGGCTGAGGGTATTGACCCGCCCGAGTTCATCGGCCTGCGCCGACGCCAGCGCGCCCCCGGCCAGCCACCCGACCAGCAATCCCAGCAAAATCACGAACAGACGAACGGCCAGCACAACCCTCAGTGTACCCGCTTCATTCAGGAACAGAGAGAGGACTGTGGGAATTCAGACTGGAGTGGGGGCCGTGCCCGGCACCCGGCAGGCCCCCACTCGGCGCGGCGAGGCCGGAAAGGATGTCGGGCCTCGGCGTATGCCGCTATCCCCGTGGGCGGTCCCACTGAATACTGAGCAGGTGCTGATTCATACAGAACCGACTCCAGCCACCGAGGAACTGCTGACCCGCGCCATGTTCCCCGATCCGGTACGGATTGCCCGTGCGCTGGCAACCTACCGCACCGCAGAAGACCGCAGGATCTTTGCCTGGAAAACCGGCGGAGAGGTCGTGAGCGCGGCGGGCCTACACGTCGGTCACGGCGAGGCAGAGGTGCTGCACGTCGGCACGCGCCCTGATATGGAGGGTCAGGGCTACGGGCGCGCCCTGCTGCACGCCGTGCTGATCCGGTTGCAACTGAACCGGATGACGGCAGAAACCGACGACGACGCAGTGGACTTCTACCGCCGCAGCGGTTTTGGAGTTGTGGAGACGCAGGACCGGGGGGGACGCCGCAGGTACCTGTGCACGCTCACGCCGGGAAAGGCAGACCAGCCCTGTTGCTGACCGCCCATATCCCTCACTTCACCCGCAGCTTCTTGCGCTCCTGCACGGCCAGTTCGTCCACCCGCTCGTTCTCGCCGTGTCCGGCGTGGCCCTTGACCCATACGAAGGTCAGGGCGTGGGTGCGGGCCTGATCAATCAGCGCTTCCCACAGGTCCTGATTCTTGACCGGCTCGCCGCCCGAGGTCTTCCAGCCGTTGCGCTGCCACTTGAGAATCCAGCCGTCGGTAAACGCCTTGCGCAGGTACTGGCTGTCGGTGATCACGCGCACCTGACACGGCCGCTTGAGGGTCCGCAGACCCTCGAGTAGGCCGCGCAGTTCCATGCGGTTGTTGGTGGTGCCTTCCTCGTTGCCGCTCAGGACCAGTTCGCGCTCGCCGTAGCGCAGGATGGAGGCCCAGCCGCCGTGTCCCGCCGCCGTGTCACACGCGCCGTCACTGAACAGTTCGATGACCTCGCCGGTGATGGGCTGATCCGGCTGGATGCCCGCCTTTAGGGGCAGCAGGTCACGCGCCCGGTCCTGGGCCTTGCGGGCCGCCGTACGGGGAAAGGAAGAACGGGGTCGCGTCACCACGGAACTGTAGGCAGGCGGGGCGCGTAGTGTCAACCATGAGTGTTCCCGGCCCCACCCGTCTGCCGCCCACCCTTCCCGAGGCGGACCGCAGCGGCGCCCTGCTGATTCACCTGTCGCCACTGGCCGGTTTTCTGCTGCCCACCCTGGGCAATGTGCTCGGCCCCCTGATCGCGTGGCTGGCCCTGCGCGACCGCAGCCGCGCCCTGGACGACCAGGGCAAGGAGGCGCTGAATTTCCAGCTCAGCATGTGGCTGTATGGGGTGATCATCGGCGTGCTCGTCTTTGTTCTGTTCAGCCTGGGCATCGTGGGGGGTGCGGTGGGCGCGGCGGCAGGCAGTGTGGACGCGGGCGCCTTCGTGTTCCTGGGCTCGCTGGCCGCCTTCGTCGTGTTCTTCGTGCCCCTGCTGCTGCTGCTGAGCATCGTGCCCTTTATCTTCATGATCGTCGCCGTGGTGCGGGTCAGCGCCGGCCAGCTGTACCGTTACCCGCTGAGCATCCGCTTCGTACGCTGAAAGCTCCGCGCCCCTGGGTCCGGCCTCCCCTTTTTCTGCCGGCTCCCCTATGCTGTGCGCCATGCGAATCATGGCTGTTTTTGCCCACCCGGATGACGAGATCGGTTGCGCCGGCACGCTCGCCAAGCACGCGGCGCGCGGCGACGAGGTCATGCTGGTATGGACCACGCTGGGCGAACTCGCCAGCCAATTCGGGGACGCCTCCCACGAGGAGGTCACGCGGGTGCGCCGCGAGCACGGAGCGTGGGTGGCCGGGAAGATCGGTGCGCAGCACCACTTCTTCGACATGGGCGACAGCCGCATGACCGGTGGCCGCGAGGAGGCGCTGCAACTCGCGCGACTGTACGCCACCTTCCGGCCCAACGCCGTGATCACCTGGAGCGACGACCACCCCCATCCCGACCACCGCATGACCGCCAAGATCGCCTTCGACGCCATCACGCTCGCGCGCATTCCCAAGATCGTGAACGAGGACCGGCCCATGCCCCCGGCCCCGGACCTCAGCGGTGACGAGGCCATAGAAAGCGGCGAGGACGTCGGGCGGCTCGAGGCGTGGCGCGAACCGGTGCGCTTTTACCAGTACCACGCCCCGGCGAGCCCGTATCCCGAGGTCTTCGTGAACATCGAAGACACCCTGGACACCGCCGCCGCCGTGATGTCCTACTACCACGACTTCTACAAGTGGGCCTGGACCCAGGACCAGTTCCGCGAGGGCCGCGCCGCCGCCGGACGGTTGGGGGGCGTGAAGTATGCCGAGCGCTTCAACCTGCGCTCCTCGCACCCGCGGGCGCGCGATTACCTGGACTGAACCCCCGGCACACCCGTCTGTGGGAACAGCGGGCGGCGTATCCCGCCCGCGCCGCGCTACAGTGGCTGCCAATATGTCCGAGTCCATCAGCATCAAGCAGACCATCGTGGTCAGGTCCCGTCCGGACGTGTTGTACCGGCTGGCCCTGGAGCCCCGGCGGCGCGTCAAGTGGGACCCCAATCTCGTCAAGGCCGAATACGAGGGCGGCGAGGGCCGCCTGAGCAACACGGCCCTGGTCCGGTTCAAGTTTGCCCGCAAGCTGCTGGGGCTGAGCTTCACGGCCCGCTACGGCCAGCTGCAGCCCCCCCAGCGCGGCGGCTGGGAAAGTGTGCGCCACGTCGGCCCGCTGGAGAAGCTCACGCAGGGCTGGCAGTTCAAGCCGATGCCCGGCGGCACGGAGGTCACCCTCACCGTCAACGGCCGGGTCCGGTACAAGTGGGTCCGGATGCCGGTCGAGCGCATGCTGAACAACCTCGTGGTGACCACGCTGATCGAGTTGCAGCGCACCGTGGATGCCCAGGGCGCCCAGCTGATGGCCGACATGGGCCGCGAGATGCAGCAAAAGCAGAAGGAACAGGCCAAGGCCGAGAAGGAAGCGGCCCGGGCCAGCAAACGCCGCAAGAAATAGATTTCAGGACCATTCGGGGTGGGGAGCGCGGACCCGGTTGGCGGCCCCATCCCCCCTTCCCGGTCGCCACCAGTGGCTCAGGCGGCTACCCAGCGTCGGGGGTGAGCAGCAGCACGCTGCCCTCTCGGGTGCCAAACGCCGTCCAGGCCTCGTCGGTCCGCACACGGTGGCCCTCGCCGGAGCGCAGGCGCACAAAGTTGTTCAGCGGCAGGTCCACGATCACCTCGCCGCCCAGGCAGATCAACCAGCCGGTCACGGCCGGCCCGGTCAGGGTGCCGGCCAGGGCCACGATCTGCACGTGTCCGCCGGGCAGGCGCACCCACTCGCCGGGCGTGGCCTGCGCCAGCCGGGGCAGGTGCAGGGATTGGGGAGCTTCGGATCGGGTGACCGGCATAGGAACGGTTCCCGTCATATCACGGACGACCGCGCACGGTCACGCGGCGTAAAGAAACGCACCGTGCAGGCCGCTACACTCCTGGGGCCATGCCTGCCCCCACGACCATTCCGGCTCTGCTGACCACCCTGGGCACCGTCTTTCAGGTGTTCGATGAGCGCACGCAGGACTCGGGCAATGTCTCTTACGGCCTTCAGACCCCGGGCGGCGAGCGGCTGTTCGTGAAGACCGCGGGGCGTTCCCAGCCCAGTCCGGGCAGCACCCCGTACGCTGAGCGCGTGGCGACCCTGCGCCGCACCGCCGTGTTGCAACAGGAACTCGCGCACCCGGCCCTCATTCCGGTGCTTCGGGTGTTTGAGGGCGCGGACGGAATCGCCGTGATCCAGCCGTGGTTCGGCGGTGAACTGCTGCGCGCCCCGGCGCAGCGGCGGAACCATCCCGCCGAGGCGCACGCCCGCTTCCGGCAGCGGCCCCTGCCCGAAATTCTGCACGCACTGGACAGCGTCATTGACCTGCACACGGAGCTGGCCCGGCAGAACTGGGTGGCCGGCGACTTCTACGACGGCTGCCTGATGTATGACTTCCGCGCGCGGCAGATCCGGTTCATGGATCTGGAGTGCTACCGGCGCGGCCCGTACCGCAACACCGTGGGTCGGCTGCCCGGCTCGACACGCTTCATGGCCCCCGAGGAGTTCCGGCTCGGGGCCGTCATCGACCACCGGACCACCGTGTTCAACCTGGGCCGCCTGCTGGCGGTCTTCACCGACTGGCACCCCCACCCGCCCCGGCTGGCGCAGCTGATCGGGAGCGCGACCCACCCCGACCCCGAAAGCCACCCGGATTCCCCGGTGGCCTTTCAGGCGATGTGGCGGGACGCCGTTCGGGAAGTTCCCGAGGAGCAGGGCTGACTGGGGCTTACTCCCCGCGCGCCGCCTGATTGAGCTTCTTGCTCGCCTGCAGGGCCATTCCCTTGGCCTTCTTGATGTCCAGCCCCAGTTCGGGGGCCACGTCATCCACCTTGCGTCCCTGCTCACGGGTGGCCGTGACCAGCTGCCGCTCCTGCGCCGACAGCACGCCCAGGTGGGACTTGAGCTGTTCCCAGGTAAAGGTGGGCTTGGCCGGGGCCGCCGCCTTGCCCGGGGCCTTCTTCGCGGTGGCCTTCGGGGCAGCCGTCTTCTTCGCAGGCGCCTTTCTGGCCGGAGTGGCCGCCTTCTTCGCGCCCGCTCTAGCAGGCGTGGCCTTCTTGCCCGCCTTGCCCTTGGGCTCCTTGCCGCGTTCTTCCAGAATCTCCAGGGCACGCTCGGCGTTCAGGGTGCCCTCGGACTCTCCCTTGCGCAGGGTGGCGTTGCGCGCGCCGTCGGTGAGATACGGGCCGAAACGTCCGGACTTCAGGACGATGTCGGGTCGGCCCTCGTATTTATAGGTGCTCAGCGGCGGCGCGGGCGTGCGGCCGCGTCCAAAGCGCGGCTGCATGAACAGCGCCTCGGCCTGGGCCAGCGTGACGGTGAACAGCTCCTCATGGCCCGTCAGACTGCGGCTGTCCCCGCCGCGCTTGAGGTACGGACCGTACTTGCCGTTCATGGCCCAGACCTCCTCGCCCTCGGAGGTGCCCACCAGCCGGGGCAGGCTCAGCAGTTTCAGGGCGCGGGGCAGGCTCAGGGTGGCAAGGTCATCGGTCGGAAACAGACTGGCCGTGCGGATCGGCGGATTCTCCGCGCCCAGCGTGACGTAGGGGCCATAGCGTCCGGCGCGGGCCACCACCGGGTGACCGGTGGCCTCATCGGTCCCCAGGGTGCGGTCCCCGCTGGGACGGCTCATGATCTCCTCGGCCTTTTCCGCCGTCAGCTCATCGGGCGCGAGGTCCTCGGGCAGGTTGGCCTTGTCCTCGCCGCGCTGCATGTACGGTCCGTAACGGCCCACGCGCACCTCGATGCCGCTGCCCTCCAGCCGGGGCACGGCGATGGTGGCGATGCCGCGCGCGTCAATCTCGCCCATCTGGCGGTCAATGAGTGGCCGCAGGGCCATGCCCTCGCCGTTTTCTCCCAGGTAAAAGCGGCGCAG
The sequence above is a segment of the Deinococcus aerophilus genome. Coding sequences within it:
- a CDS encoding PIG-L deacetylase family protein gives rise to the protein MRIMAVFAHPDDEIGCAGTLAKHAARGDEVMLVWTTLGELASQFGDASHEEVTRVRREHGAWVAGKIGAQHHFFDMGDSRMTGGREEALQLARLYATFRPNAVITWSDDHPHPDHRMTAKIAFDAITLARIPKIVNEDRPMPPAPDLSGDEAIESGEDVGRLEAWREPVRFYQYHAPASPYPEVFVNIEDTLDTAAAVMSYYHDFYKWAWTQDQFREGRAAAGRLGGVKYAERFNLRSSHPRARDYLD
- a CDS encoding GNAT family N-acetyltransferase, whose translation is MLIHTEPTPATEELLTRAMFPDPVRIARALATYRTAEDRRIFAWKTGGEVVSAAGLHVGHGEAEVLHVGTRPDMEGQGYGRALLHAVLIRLQLNRMTAETDDDAVDFYRRSGFGVVETQDRGGRRRYLCTLTPGKADQPCC
- a CDS encoding serine/threonine protein kinase, whose translation is MPAPTTIPALLTTLGTVFQVFDERTQDSGNVSYGLQTPGGERLFVKTAGRSQPSPGSTPYAERVATLRRTAVLQQELAHPALIPVLRVFEGADGIAVIQPWFGGELLRAPAQRRNHPAEAHARFRQRPLPEILHALDSVIDLHTELARQNWVAGDFYDGCLMYDFRARQIRFMDLECYRRGPYRNTVGRLPGSTRFMAPEEFRLGAVIDHRTTVFNLGRLLAVFTDWHPHPPRLAQLIGSATHPDPESHPDSPVAFQAMWRDAVREVPEEQG
- a CDS encoding SRPBCC family protein, with product MSESISIKQTIVVRSRPDVLYRLALEPRRRVKWDPNLVKAEYEGGEGRLSNTALVRFKFARKLLGLSFTARYGQLQPPQRGGWESVRHVGPLEKLTQGWQFKPMPGGTEVTLTVNGRVRYKWVRMPVERMLNNLVVTTLIELQRTVDAQGAQLMADMGREMQQKQKEQAKAEKEAARASKRRKK
- the rnhA gene encoding ribonuclease HI, giving the protein MTRPRSSFPRTAARKAQDRARDLLPLKAGIQPDQPITGEVIELFSDGACDTAAGHGGWASILRYGERELVLSGNEEGTTNNRMELRGLLEGLRTLKRPCQVRVITDSQYLRKAFTDGWILKWQRNGWKTSGGEPVKNQDLWEALIDQARTHALTFVWVKGHAGHGENERVDELAVQERKKLRVK
- a CDS encoding DUF4870 domain-containing protein — encoded protein: MSVPGPTRLPPTLPEADRSGALLIHLSPLAGFLLPTLGNVLGPLIAWLALRDRSRALDDQGKEALNFQLSMWLYGVIIGVLVFVLFSLGIVGGAVGAAAGSVDAGAFVFLGSLAAFVVFFVPLLLLLSIVPFIFMIVAVVRVSAGQLYRYPLSIRFVR
- a CDS encoding PIN/TRAM domain-containing protein; the encoded protein is MLAVRLFVILLGLLVGWLAGGALASAQADELGRVNTLSLMLAGALSALLFAPRAEKLLTGGVARFSQWYASLSPRAVAAATFGLIVALLLSVLLNSLFQDLPFYTWWLSLLVTAVLGAFFVHFAVGHAEAFGLLAFPQVRRRSGSKLLDSNVIIDGRILELVRAGFLEGELVVPAFILRELQTLSDSPDTKKRTRGKRGLALLEELRELRSIRIEDWDDPALNTVDDKLIRLAREIGGKIVTNDGNLGKIARLHDIEILNVHEIAVALRPQVQAGDQLTVTITKSGQQSGQGVGYMEDGTMVIVEDGLKLRGKPARVLVVNNVQTNVGRMIFARLDREEKKELPA